One Prolixibacteraceae bacterium DNA segment encodes these proteins:
- a CDS encoding DUF1232 domain-containing protein: MNADQQRKANSQFNKYSKKASPEDVKKINAKLGGMNRGPLKAIWDDIQKLWKMVKDPNAAWAAKAVAIGALLYTISPIDAVPDFLPGVGLLDDAGVIAAAVASLKSALNKY, translated from the coding sequence ATGAACGCCGATCAACAACGTAAAGCCAATAGCCAATTCAATAAGTATAGTAAAAAGGCATCTCCTGAGGATGTAAAAAAGATAAATGCCAAGCTTGGTGGAATGAATAGAGGTCCATTGAAAGCAATATGGGATGATATTCAGAAACTTTGGAAGATGGTGAAAGATCCAAATGCGGCATGGGCAGCAAAGGCTGTAGCTATTGGCGCACTGCTTTATACGATTTCCCCTATAGATGCTGTCCCTGACTTCTTGCCTGGTGTTGGTCTTCTGGATGATGCGGGGGTCATCGCTGCTGCTGTAGCCTCACTGAAATCCGCATTGAACAAGTATTAG
- a CDS encoding histidine kinase: protein MKRVLLVLLFCLKCFVGSSHGFSDEMYHRIFHEISSNNPQESSFKQLDSLLLTSSLNNFDRARIYNLKGLYHDLLHEPKVAVDQFNRSLKLLGDNDSWRCKVALNLSVTYVADHQFTKAATFLMQVEKRAEEMQDIALQTKVKEYYANLYFRQGDIKKALSQLERVVHSYESMKDTVKMSRLYNNLAVLYRNNSFYQQAIKFNMKSLELSSTKGDRLSVSQSYNNIGLNYEDLYYESNNMDYLQQAVDFYKEATKIKRAFPKVWNSALSNLIRVCRLMEDYEDSDRYFEELSESKRGSYMEVERVLREKMLFDLNCGHSIDAYRSLFRLDSIQRLIRDQQTADFEQMLKNQRDLFVSKKKEKEKALALTKEHNLRLMAENRHNRLKILFLLILIVLLVGGLLFVHYHKSIMHKKEQEKKDLKLTILRSQMNPHFIFNVLTAIQNSLLDDDPLRSAGYIARFSNLIRKNFDFTDKESISLSDDLDALVNYIETQKIRFGDLFDYHIHVGDEVKSDSVMVPPMLLQPLVENAIEHGLKKRKEKGLLRVEVDKKGSKLLFVVVDNGIGYRPSSSDGKKHALDVLKSRLTLPGYGDEKSFYIGLGEAGIGTEIRFLLTLNSDV from the coding sequence ATGAAGAGAGTATTGCTTGTTTTATTGTTTTGTTTGAAGTGTTTTGTGGGGAGCTCACATGGGTTTTCGGATGAGATGTATCATCGTATTTTTCACGAGATATCTTCTAATAATCCCCAGGAGAGCTCTTTTAAGCAGCTAGATAGTCTGTTGTTGACTTCTTCTTTAAATAATTTTGATCGTGCTAGAATCTATAACTTAAAGGGGTTGTATCACGATTTGCTTCATGAACCTAAGGTGGCAGTGGATCAATTTAATCGTTCTTTGAAACTTTTGGGAGATAATGATAGCTGGCGTTGTAAGGTGGCTTTAAACTTGTCGGTGACCTATGTGGCAGACCATCAGTTTACAAAAGCAGCTACTTTTTTGATGCAGGTGGAGAAGCGTGCGGAGGAGATGCAGGATATTGCGTTGCAGACGAAAGTGAAGGAGTATTATGCAAACCTATATTTCAGACAAGGGGATATTAAAAAAGCTTTGTCTCAGTTGGAACGAGTGGTTCACTCTTACGAGTCGATGAAAGATACGGTGAAGATGTCACGTCTGTATAATAATTTGGCGGTGTTGTATCGTAATAATAGTTTTTACCAACAGGCGATAAAGTTTAATATGAAATCGCTTGAGTTAAGTAGTACTAAAGGGGATCGTCTTTCGGTTTCGCAATCTTATAATAATATTGGGTTGAATTATGAAGATTTGTATTATGAATCGAATAATATGGACTATTTGCAGCAAGCTGTAGACTTTTATAAAGAGGCTACTAAGATAAAAAGAGCGTTTCCTAAGGTGTGGAATAGTGCTCTTTCTAACTTGATTCGTGTTTGTCGTTTGATGGAGGATTATGAAGATTCGGACCGCTATTTTGAGGAGTTGAGTGAGAGTAAGCGAGGAAGTTATATGGAAGTGGAGCGTGTTCTTCGCGAGAAGATGCTTTTTGATTTGAATTGTGGTCACTCTATAGATGCATATCGTAGCCTTTTTCGTTTGGACTCTATTCAACGTCTTATACGAGACCAACAGACTGCTGATTTCGAGCAGATGCTAAAGAATCAAAGAGATCTCTTTGTTTCTAAGAAAAAGGAGAAAGAGAAGGCTTTGGCTTTAACCAAAGAGCATAACTTGCGTTTGATGGCTGAAAATAGACACAACCGTTTAAAGATTTTATTTCTGTTGATCTTGATTGTGTTATTGGTAGGCGGGCTGTTGTTTGTTCACTATCATAAAAGTATTATGCACAAAAAAGAGCAAGAGAAGAAAGACTTGAAACTGACGATACTAAGATCGCAGATGAACCCTCATTTTATCTTTAATGTTCTCACCGCAATTCAGAATAGCCTTTTGGATGATGACCCGCTAAGAAGTGCAGGATATATTGCACGTTTTTCTAATTTAATTCGTAAAAACTTCGACTTTACCGATAAAGAGAGTATCTCTTTATCGGATGACTTGGATGCATTGGTTAATTATATCGAGACACAAAAGATTCGTTTTGGTGACCTTTTTGATTATCATATTCATGTGGGGGACGAGGTGAAGAGTGATTCGGTAATGGTTCCTCCTATGCTATTGCAACCTCTTGTGGAGAATGCCATTGAGCATGGTTTGAAAAAACGGAAGGAGAAGGGTCTTTTACGTGTCGAGGTAGATAAGAAGGGTTCGAAGCTTTTGTTTGTCGTAGTAGATAATGGGATAGGGTATCGTCCCTCTTCATCGGATGGAAAGAAGCATGCCTTGGATGTCTTGAAGTCTCGACTTACGTTACCCGGTTATGGAGATGAAAAGAGCTTCTATATTGGACTAGGAGAAGCGGGCATCGGCACAGAGATACGGTTTTTATTAACATTAAATAGTGATGTATAA
- a CDS encoding LytTR family DNA-binding domain-containing protein, whose protein sequence is MYKGIIVEDEFNAQQALTKMLRLLFPQLEIVKIVSSFETCKPYLGKQDIDLVFLDIELEDGTSVEKLKEVDVGSSQIIFTTGYSQYAIEAIKLNALDYLLKPIEPSELKGAVEKAFAKIDQEKETRKRIKAANRVLDEEAKELVVKTIDQIYYIQIKDIVMLQSEGAYTRISTKDTTILASKHLKYYEQLVSPYGFIRTHQSFVVNKRFVRKVQKSHIQLEEGMVASISVRKYSEVMALLAQSESVVS, encoded by the coding sequence ATGTATAAAGGAATAATTGTAGAGGATGAGTTCAATGCGCAACAGGCTCTGACTAAGATGTTGCGCTTGTTGTTTCCCCAACTAGAGATTGTAAAGATTGTCTCCTCTTTCGAAACATGTAAGCCTTATCTAGGTAAGCAGGATATTGACTTGGTTTTTCTTGATATTGAGTTGGAGGACGGGACGAGTGTGGAGAAGCTAAAAGAGGTAGACGTGGGCTCTTCTCAGATCATTTTTACTACTGGTTATAGTCAATATGCTATTGAGGCAATTAAGTTGAATGCTCTCGATTATTTGTTGAAGCCTATTGAACCTAGTGAGTTGAAAGGTGCTGTCGAGAAGGCTTTTGCGAAGATAGATCAGGAGAAGGAGACTAGGAAGAGGATTAAAGCAGCAAACAGAGTCCTGGATGAAGAGGCTAAGGAGTTGGTTGTGAAAACCATTGATCAGATATATTATATTCAGATAAAGGATATTGTGATGTTGCAGTCAGAAGGTGCTTATACTCGTATCTCTACTAAAGATACCACGATCTTGGCTTCGAAACATTTAAAGTATTATGAGCAATTGGTTTCCCCTTATGGTTTTATTAGAACGCATCAATCTTTTGTGGTGAATAAGAGGTTTGTACGAAAAGTTCAGAAGAGCCATATTCAATTGGAAGAGGGAATGGTTGCTAGTATCTCAGTTCGTAAGTATTCGGAGGTGATGGCGCTTCTTGCACAATCCGAGAGTGTGGTTTCGTAA
- a CDS encoding PH domain-containing protein — protein MGLFSTLLGTADEMDQDDLIEEYQELMAYQEELVAGYSFIRDTIIFTNKRLLIIDKQGLTGKKKEMMTVAYKAISRFCIETSGHLDFDGELRIWIGSEKEPSIIEEFDSSVNLIDMQRILARYAL, from the coding sequence ATGGGACTATTTTCTACATTGTTGGGTACTGCCGATGAGATGGATCAGGATGATCTAATTGAGGAGTACCAAGAGCTTATGGCTTATCAAGAGGAGTTGGTTGCTGGTTATAGCTTCATCCGTGATACCATCATTTTTACTAATAAAAGGTTGTTGATTATCGATAAACAGGGGTTGACAGGGAAGAAAAAGGAGATGATGACAGTCGCTTATAAGGCTATTAGTCGTTTCTGTATTGAGACTTCTGGACACCTTGATTTTGATGGGGAGTTGCGTATTTGGATTGGTAGTGAAAAAGAACCTAGTATTATTGAGGAATTTGATAGTAGTGTGAATCTAATTGATATGCAGCGCATTTTGGCTCGTTATGCTCTTTAG
- a CDS encoding alanine:cation symporter family protein — translation MLDTIETFISQFDGFITLYLLIPVLLFAGLYFSFKTRFVQFTNFREMFKLLTEGNKEKGGISSFQAFTISLASRVGTGNLAGVALAVAAGGPGAVFWMWLIALLGSASAFIESTLAQVYKVKDKESGAFKGGPAYYMQYALKNRNLGIAFAFLITVCYGFVFNAVQSDTISAAFHQSFDTNPLLIGIILVVLTAVIIFGGVKRIAKATNAIVPVMAISYILVVLYIILTNLSLIPNIFKIIFEGAFGIHQAAAGALGAAVTQGIKRGLFSNEAGMGSAPNAAAAATVSHPAKQGLIQALGVFTDTIVICSATAFMILISDTYTTSSNNGIQLTQEAMIKMIGPWGGTFISVCIFLFAFSSIIGNYYYGESNIKFISEKKKYLQLYRLLVLGMVIFGALASSSLVWNLADIFMVFMALLNLYAIIQLAPIAVKVLKNYTQQRAEGKDPVFKAKEVGLENETECWK, via the coding sequence ATGTTAGATACGATAGAGACGTTTATTAGCCAATTTGATGGCTTTATTACCTTGTACCTATTAATCCCTGTACTTCTTTTTGCAGGACTCTACTTCTCCTTCAAAACACGATTTGTACAATTCACTAATTTCCGTGAAATGTTCAAACTTCTTACTGAAGGAAACAAAGAAAAAGGGGGAATATCATCATTTCAAGCATTCACCATTAGCCTTGCCAGTCGTGTTGGAACAGGAAACCTAGCTGGAGTAGCATTGGCTGTAGCAGCAGGTGGTCCAGGAGCCGTATTCTGGATGTGGCTTATTGCACTACTCGGATCGGCATCTGCCTTCATAGAGAGTACCCTCGCTCAGGTCTACAAAGTGAAAGACAAAGAGTCGGGAGCATTCAAAGGAGGACCAGCATACTATATGCAATATGCTCTAAAAAACAGAAATTTAGGTATCGCCTTTGCCTTCCTTATCACTGTATGCTACGGTTTTGTATTCAATGCAGTACAGTCTGATACCATCTCGGCAGCATTTCACCAATCATTTGATACCAACCCATTACTAATAGGAATCATCTTGGTGGTACTAACAGCAGTCATCATCTTTGGAGGAGTAAAACGAATTGCAAAAGCAACCAATGCCATCGTTCCAGTCATGGCCATCTCCTACATCTTAGTAGTCCTATACATCATTCTGACCAACCTCTCTCTGATACCAAATATCTTCAAAATCATCTTCGAAGGAGCATTTGGAATACATCAAGCAGCAGCAGGCGCATTAGGAGCAGCAGTAACACAAGGAATCAAACGTGGACTATTCTCTAATGAGGCGGGTATGGGATCGGCACCAAATGCTGCTGCAGCAGCCACAGTAAGCCATCCAGCCAAACAAGGATTAATCCAAGCCTTGGGAGTATTCACCGACACCATCGTCATCTGTAGTGCCACAGCCTTTATGATATTGATTTCAGACACCTACACCACCAGTAGTAACAATGGGATACAACTCACACAAGAGGCCATGATTAAGATGATAGGCCCTTGGGGAGGGACCTTTATCTCTGTATGTATATTCCTATTTGCTTTCAGCTCTATTATCGGAAACTACTACTACGGAGAGTCCAACATCAAATTTATTTCAGAGAAGAAAAAATACCTACAACTCTATCGCCTTTTAGTATTAGGGATGGTAATCTTTGGAGCACTAGCTAGCTCTAGTTTGGTATGGAACCTTGCAGATATTTTTATGGTGTTCATGGCACTACTAAACCTATATGCCATCATTCAACTTGCACCTATTGCAGTAAAGGTTCTGAAGAACTATACCCAACAGCGTGCCGAAGGCAAAGACCCTGTCTTTAAAGCCAAAGAGGTAGGACTTGAAAACGAAACAGAGTGTTGGAAATAA
- a CDS encoding sulfite exporter TauE/SafE family protein, giving the protein MEHIINPLQTSWSVWALTALCAFITGLSKSGLKGFAMVTIPILAFLYGAKASVGILMPFLIFGDLFAIISYRQKVPWQHIKNFFPWAIAGIMLAAIFGNQINDIQFKYTMGIAVLVCLSLVVWKELHPNNKLELGKGLFSYAVGLSGGFATMIGNAAGPIFNLYLITLKLPKKTFVFTGACFYLTLNTLKIPLHVYYWHTLSWKTLQLNFVLLPFLLLGAFVGKFIIQLIPEKVYRTFILAITFLSAIMLFL; this is encoded by the coding sequence ATGGAACATATCATTAACCCACTACAAACATCTTGGAGCGTCTGGGCCTTAACAGCCCTTTGTGCCTTTATCACTGGACTAAGCAAAAGCGGACTTAAAGGTTTTGCGATGGTCACCATCCCCATACTCGCTTTTCTATATGGAGCCAAGGCTTCGGTTGGAATACTGATGCCTTTTCTTATCTTTGGCGACCTATTTGCCATTATCTCCTATCGCCAAAAAGTCCCTTGGCAACATATCAAGAACTTCTTCCCTTGGGCAATAGCAGGTATTATGTTAGCAGCAATATTCGGGAACCAGATCAACGATATTCAATTTAAATACACCATGGGAATAGCAGTATTGGTATGCTTATCCCTTGTGGTATGGAAAGAGTTGCATCCCAACAACAAGCTAGAATTAGGGAAAGGACTATTCTCTTATGCAGTAGGACTCTCAGGTGGTTTTGCCACCATGATAGGCAACGCAGCGGGACCGATATTCAACCTCTATTTGATCACTTTAAAACTACCCAAAAAGACCTTTGTATTTACAGGTGCTTGTTTCTATCTCACATTAAATACACTAAAAATTCCATTACACGTATACTATTGGCATACCCTTTCGTGGAAAACTTTACAGCTAAACTTTGTCCTGTTACCATTCCTACTCTTAGGAGCCTTTGTTGGAAAATTTATTATACAGCTCATCCCAGAGAAAGTTTACAGAACATTCATTTTAGCAATCACTTTTCTATCGGCCATTATGCTATTTCTTTAA
- a CDS encoding LTA synthase family protein produces MLTRIEKSILKTKSLAPILTMALLALAITTIFRLAYMGIYWDRIVMEPQLWKILILGLRIDLIPICYFSILPTLIFLCIPKRWILTTKVIWNTYLAFFITIVTMMELATYAFIEQYDLRPDRIFIEYLDHMKEVSQTVIGNNPISVTLTVIITSAVAILSYKLFSRVINNYEPFTCRNSIIAFPLVGGLVFMGARSSFSPRPANISTAYFSNVSKMANELSLNSTFSVFCACLKMKDEKDPSRKYGKMEFSEIVQRIEKTSQAKWDKNINSKIPFFHKQQPTTKSQKPQNIVIFLQESLGAEYVGCLGGLPLTPNIDRLSKEGTLLTNLYSTGTRTVRGIEGTVAGFLPTPGRSVVKLGKSRNNFFTIAALLESLGYDTNFVYGGMSNFDDMKTFFKGNGIQNVYDEDSFKNPKFKGTWGVCDEDLVVKANEVFKSKGDKPFFALMLSTSNHAPFEYPSESIELYDKGNPATVHNAMKYADYAIGKLFELAKKEEYYKNTIFVVIADHNTRTYGDAIVPVNKFHIPALFIGPNVPAQRINTLASQIDIAPTILSLAGVENNNPMIGNDLTTLPEDKGRAIMQYGQNHAYRVGDKVVIHQPNLPAKTYSYKEGELILIDSNKEMERDGLAYSLLPWYLYSNRLYTLKKQDL; encoded by the coding sequence ATGTTAACACGTATTGAAAAATCAATCTTAAAGACAAAGTCCTTGGCTCCCATTCTAACCATGGCTCTCCTTGCATTAGCGATCACCACCATCTTTCGCCTTGCATATATGGGAATCTATTGGGACCGAATCGTCATGGAACCACAATTATGGAAGATCCTTATCTTAGGTCTAAGAATCGATCTAATACCTATATGTTACTTCTCCATACTTCCTACATTGATCTTTCTATGTATTCCAAAACGTTGGATATTAACGACCAAAGTCATTTGGAACACCTATCTAGCATTCTTTATCACCATTGTAACGATGATGGAGTTAGCTACTTATGCATTTATAGAGCAATACGATCTTCGTCCCGACAGAATTTTCATCGAGTACCTAGACCACATGAAGGAAGTTTCACAAACAGTTATAGGGAACAATCCTATAAGTGTTACCCTTACCGTGATCATCACCTCCGCAGTGGCTATCCTATCATATAAACTTTTTAGTAGAGTAATCAACAACTACGAACCTTTTACGTGTAGAAATAGTATTATTGCATTTCCTTTGGTAGGAGGATTGGTATTTATGGGAGCACGATCAAGCTTCTCACCACGTCCAGCCAATATTAGTACGGCATATTTTAGTAATGTCAGTAAAATGGCCAACGAGTTAAGTTTAAACTCTACCTTCTCTGTTTTTTGTGCTTGCCTTAAGATGAAAGACGAAAAAGATCCATCACGCAAATATGGTAAGATGGAATTCTCAGAGATCGTACAGCGCATAGAAAAAACAAGTCAAGCAAAGTGGGACAAGAATATAAATAGCAAAATTCCATTCTTCCATAAGCAACAACCTACAACCAAGAGCCAAAAACCTCAAAACATCGTCATCTTTCTTCAAGAGAGTCTTGGTGCTGAATATGTAGGATGTTTGGGTGGATTGCCATTGACTCCCAATATCGACAGATTAAGCAAAGAAGGAACTCTTCTAACCAACCTATATTCGACAGGAACACGAACAGTTAGAGGTATCGAAGGTACCGTTGCTGGTTTTTTACCAACACCTGGTCGTAGTGTCGTAAAGTTAGGAAAGTCTAGAAACAATTTCTTTACCATCGCGGCACTTCTTGAAAGTTTAGGCTACGATACGAACTTTGTCTATGGAGGAATGAGCAATTTCGACGACATGAAAACTTTCTTCAAAGGCAACGGTATTCAAAATGTCTATGATGAAGATTCATTCAAGAATCCTAAATTCAAAGGTACTTGGGGCGTCTGCGACGAGGACTTGGTAGTCAAAGCAAACGAAGTATTCAAATCGAAAGGCGACAAACCATTCTTTGCATTGATGCTTAGCACCTCTAACCATGCACCATTTGAGTATCCAAGCGAAAGTATTGAACTTTACGACAAAGGAAACCCTGCGACAGTACACAATGCCATGAAATATGCCGATTATGCGATAGGCAAACTGTTCGAATTAGCAAAAAAAGAAGAGTATTATAAAAACACCATTTTTGTAGTCATTGCAGACCATAACACTCGAACCTATGGAGATGCCATTGTGCCAGTAAATAAATTTCATATTCCTGCTCTTTTCATAGGACCAAATGTACCTGCACAAAGGATAAACACTTTAGCAAGTCAGATAGATATTGCACCTACTATATTGTCTCTAGCAGGGGTAGAGAACAACAATCCAATGATTGGAAACGATCTAACCACGCTACCAGAAGATAAAGGTCGAGCAATCATGCAGTATGGACAGAACCACGCATATCGCGTAGGAGACAAAGTGGTAATACACCAACCAAATCTTCCTGCCAAGACATACAGCTACAAAGAAGGGGAGCTTATACTAATCGACTCGAATAAAGAGATGGAGAGAGATGGCCTTGCCTATTCACTTCTACCATGGTATCTCTATTCTAATCGACTATACACACTGAAGAAACAAGATTTATAG
- a CDS encoding TetR/AcrR family transcriptional regulator: protein MPRTEEQNEKIKNERKQQILNAAMLLFSKQNPAEVSIAKIAKEAGVSKGLMYSYYESKEHLQKEIVFQCMDEIMSIFQMDKGAFVDAQDFRERIDRLFDHVQNNITTWSIYTQLLMQPSMKEVFMSPKVLEMMEDYQRQLYQYMTNQGFEDPEKEIVIMGALIDGISVQYVSAPEFIDLNVVRNHIKDVYGKEN from the coding sequence ATGCCGAGAACAGAAGAACAAAATGAAAAGATAAAAAATGAAAGAAAACAGCAGATCCTAAATGCCGCGATGCTGTTGTTCTCAAAACAGAATCCTGCGGAAGTCTCGATTGCTAAAATTGCAAAAGAGGCAGGTGTTTCAAAAGGATTGATGTACTCGTATTACGAGAGTAAAGAACATCTTCAAAAAGAGATTGTATTTCAATGTATGGATGAGATCATGTCTATTTTTCAAATGGATAAAGGGGCTTTTGTCGATGCCCAAGACTTTAGAGAGAGGATAGATCGTCTATTCGATCATGTGCAGAATAATATAACCACTTGGAGTATTTATACGCAATTGCTTATGCAACCTTCAATGAAGGAAGTTTTTATGAGTCCTAAAGTGTTGGAAATGATGGAGGATTATCAACGACAGCTATACCAATATATGACTAATCAAGGTTTTGAAGATCCAGAGAAAGAGATTGTTATTATGGGGGCCTTGATTGATGGAATCAGTGTTCAGTATGTTTCGGCACCAGAGTTTATAGATTTAAATGTTGTAAGAAACCATATAAAAGATGTTTATGGAAAAGAAAATTAG
- a CDS encoding outer membrane lipoprotein-sorting protein, producing MEKKISVVLLLCLLGTVNVFGQDAKAIVKRSYDLMRGASSYNEATMSIVRPKYTRVLKFKSWAKGTDYSLVYVLSPAKDKGQVSLKRESEMWNWMPSIRRMIKIPPSMMNQSWMGSDLTNDDIVKESSIVDDYDHKVLGEVAFEGESCYRIELIPHEDAAVVWGKIISLISKEHGYTLQNKYYDEDDELVNTETMSKVKKVGDRTIPTFYEVVPADKPGHKTTMSMDVIRFGVKVQDSFFSIQNAKRVR from the coding sequence ATGGAAAAGAAAATTAGTGTCGTATTACTTTTGTGTCTCTTAGGAACGGTAAATGTTTTTGGACAAGATGCAAAAGCAATAGTGAAACGATCTTATGATCTGATGAGAGGAGCTTCCAGCTATAATGAGGCTACGATGTCGATTGTAAGACCTAAGTATACTAGGGTCTTGAAATTTAAATCATGGGCTAAGGGGACTGATTACTCTTTGGTGTATGTGCTTTCGCCAGCCAAAGATAAGGGACAGGTTTCGTTGAAGAGAGAGAGTGAAATGTGGAACTGGATGCCATCAATACGTAGAATGATAAAGATACCACCAAGTATGATGAATCAATCATGGATGGGATCGGATCTTACGAATGATGATATTGTGAAGGAGTCGTCTATTGTGGATGATTACGACCATAAGGTTCTTGGTGAGGTTGCATTCGAAGGAGAATCCTGTTATAGGATTGAGCTTATACCTCATGAAGATGCCGCTGTGGTATGGGGAAAGATCATCTCTTTGATTAGTAAAGAGCATGGATATACGCTCCAAAATAAGTATTACGATGAAGATGACGAGTTGGTCAATACGGAGACCATGTCGAAGGTGAAGAAGGTTGGTGACCGTACTATTCCTACATTTTATGAAGTGGTGCCTGCAGATAAGCCAGGTCATAAGACTACTATGAGCATGGATGTGATTCGTTTTGGTGTGAAGGTTCAAGATAGTTTCTTTAGTATTCAAAATGCCAAAAGAGTGAGGTAA
- a CDS encoding ABC transporter permease yields MRNEIVMAWRNLWRNKRRTWTMISSIFFGVLVCSFMSGMQEGMYSGMIRNTVEKYLGYYQIQDKSYWEDKKINNTMECTPELMKKWSNEEVNLVPKLDSYALVSYEKKSRPVVVRGVDIPNEIQMSHFDKQLQEGEMIAPNDYAVLIGSTLASYLNVSLGDSLVLLSQGYHGQTAAALIPVKGIVKDPIPNMNKRLVYMPLATAQSFYSAPNRVTSVAVLKNDKLDMPQYRASLSSRLDASLVAKRWDELQPELIQQIEGDRVGGDLIKVILFLVIGFGLLGTVTMMVAERKRELGIMISVGMRRQKLARILIYESFIMTWIGVIIGALSSYLILSYYAQNPIPMTGDMRKMILEMGWDPVMSFSNDPMIIFNQSIVLVVMMIFIAIYPWINVMKLKEHLAVREQ; encoded by the coding sequence ATGAGAAATGAGATAGTAATGGCATGGCGCAACTTGTGGCGCAACAAAAGAAGAACATGGACGATGATCTCCTCTATCTTCTTCGGAGTGTTGGTTTGTAGTTTCATGAGTGGGATGCAGGAAGGGATGTACTCCGGAATGATTCGAAATACCGTTGAGAAGTATTTAGGTTATTATCAGATCCAAGATAAAAGTTACTGGGAGGATAAGAAGATCAATAATACCATGGAGTGTACCCCAGAATTGATGAAGAAGTGGAGCAATGAAGAGGTCAACTTGGTGCCTAAACTAGACTCTTATGCTTTGGTCTCTTATGAGAAGAAGTCTCGCCCTGTAGTTGTTAGAGGGGTGGATATTCCTAATGAGATTCAGATGAGTCATTTCGATAAACAACTGCAAGAGGGGGAGATGATTGCTCCGAATGATTATGCTGTTTTGATTGGTTCCACTTTAGCGAGTTATTTGAATGTCTCCCTTGGCGATTCTTTAGTACTGTTGAGTCAGGGATATCATGGACAAACTGCTGCGGCACTTATCCCTGTGAAGGGGATTGTGAAAGACCCAATTCCTAATATGAATAAACGTTTGGTATATATGCCTTTGGCTACTGCCCAGTCTTTTTATAGTGCCCCCAATAGGGTTACTTCGGTGGCTGTGTTGAAAAACGATAAGTTAGACATGCCTCAATATAGAGCTTCTTTATCTTCACGACTAGACGCTTCTTTGGTGGCCAAACGTTGGGATGAGTTACAACCAGAATTGATACAACAGATCGAAGGCGATCGAGTAGGTGGGGATTTAATTAAAGTGATTCTTTTTCTCGTAATCGGCTTTGGGCTTCTAGGTACTGTTACGATGATGGTGGCTGAGAGAAAACGGGAGCTTGGTATTATGATTTCAGTTGGAATGCGACGACAAAAATTGGCACGTATACTGATCTATGAGAGTTTTATCATGACATGGATTGGGGTGATTATCGGAGCTCTCTCTTCTTATTTGATTCTCTCTTATTATGCTCAAAATCCGATTCCTATGACGGGGGATATGCGTAAGATGATTTTAGAGATGGGATGGGACCCTGTGATGTCTTTCTCTAATGATCCTATGATTATCTTTAATCAGAGTATTGTGTTGGTTGTGATGATGATATTTATTGCCATCTATCCATGGATTAATGTGATGAAGCTTAAAGAGCATCTGGCTGTACGTGAACAATAA